A part of Maridesulfovibrio hydrothermalis AM13 = DSM 14728 genomic DNA contains:
- a CDS encoding DUF4405 domain-containing protein, which translates to MFRKITSLTSFFAIIILAITSIVLYFVPQGRVAYWADWTFLGLSKEQWGDIHICTGVLFLTVSILHVWLNWKPILAYLKQKAGDKNFSSPAFFISLILTLFVTFGTLAGIPPMKQVLEFSLYLKDLGEEKYGIPPYGHAELSPLAIFCKRMGLDADKAVASIKKAGLEIESAKESIKSVAAKAGLTPKEIHEIILKDQPQSKSPQNIKTSTATELHPEATYDTGAGAGIGKITLEKYCQKYNLDLNTALGILREKGAVVDKNTTIREIAATLGLNSPRDVGALLNP; encoded by the coding sequence ATGTTCAGAAAAATTACCTCCCTCACAAGTTTTTTCGCGATCATCATCTTAGCCATAACCAGCATTGTTCTCTACTTTGTCCCGCAAGGAAGGGTTGCCTATTGGGCAGACTGGACTTTTTTGGGTCTCAGTAAAGAGCAGTGGGGTGACATCCACATCTGTACCGGAGTCCTTTTTCTAACTGTATCCATCCTGCACGTCTGGCTGAACTGGAAACCCATCCTTGCTTACTTGAAGCAAAAAGCCGGAGACAAAAACTTTTCCTCCCCTGCTTTTTTCATCAGCCTGATTCTTACTCTTTTTGTTACATTCGGCACTTTGGCAGGCATCCCGCCTATGAAACAGGTACTTGAATTTTCCTTATATCTTAAAGACCTCGGCGAAGAAAAATACGGCATTCCCCCTTATGGGCATGCAGAACTCAGCCCTCTGGCTATTTTCTGCAAAAGAATGGGACTTGATGCGGACAAAGCTGTTGCTTCCATCAAAAAGGCCGGGCTTGAAATTGAATCCGCAAAAGAATCCATCAAAAGCGTCGCCGCCAAAGCCGGACTTACCCCCAAAGAAATTCACGAAATTATTCTTAAAGATCAGCCGCAAAGTAAATCACCGCAAAACATCAAGACCTCAACAGCAACAGAATTACATCCTGAAGCAACTTATGACACCGGCGCAGGTGCTGGGATCGGAAAAATAACGCTTGAAAAATATTGCCAGAAATACAACCTCGACCTGAATACTGCTCTTGGCATTCTCAGAGAAAAAGGTGCAGTGGTTGACAAGAACACCACCATCCGCGAGATTGCCGCAACACTGGGTCTCAACTCTCCGCGCGACGTGGGAGCACTGCTCAATCCCTAA